The nucleotide sequence GAGAGATTGCGCGCGGGCCCGACGTTCCCGACGCCACTCCCCGTCCGGTAGAGCTCGATGCCGAAGCGCGGCTGATGTTCGAGGACAATTTCGCCAAGCTTCCAGAACTACGCCTTGTGTACCCCACCCCGGCCCAGTTCGACGGGGACGAAATGGCACTGAACGTGCTCGCCAACTATCTAGGCTCGAAAGCCTCCCCGCTCTACCGCCAGGTTGTCGAAGGCGGGCTGGCCGCCAACGTATTCTCGTTCCACCGGGCCGAGGAACTGGCCGGGGAACTCGCGATCCTGGTTCGCGCCAATGCAGGCACCGACCTCGATGCCGTCCTGGCCGCGGTCGACGCCGGCCTTGCCGAAATCGCGGCCCAAGGGATTCCCGAAGGCGAGCTGCTTCGCATCCAGGCCGAATCCGAAACCGGCCTCTACAACCAGCTCTCCACAGTGCGCGGCAAGGCAGAGGCGCTGGCTATCGGCAACGAATTTGCCGGAGATCCGGCATACATCCTTAAGACCCTCGCCGACGTCCGGTCCCTCGATACATCCGATATCGAGCGTGCATTTGCCGCGCACGTCGCCGGACAGCCGCGCGTCATCACCAGCTTCGTGCCCAAGGGCGAAGCCGCGCTCGCCGTCGACAAGAGCGAAGTCGCCAAGGTCTGGATCGAGGAAGTCGGCGAAGGCAGCGCCGACGAGGAAGTGAGCCAGGGTGAAGCGGCGGAGTTCGCGAAGACGCCCACCAAATACGACAGGTCCGAGCCGGCTTTCGGCGAATTGCCGCTGTCGAAGACGGTTCCGACCTGGAAAGCCGATCTTGCGAAGAACGTCTCGCTTATCGGCACGACCTTCGACGAGACCCCCGTGGCTTCCTTCATCATCACGTTCGAAGGCGGGACACGGCTCGACACGGATGAAGGCCTCGGGACGACGGCCCTGCTCGCCAGTCTGATGGAAGAAGGCTCCGCCACGCGCAGTGCTGCGGAAATCGAGCAGGCCCTGGGACGCCTCGGTGCCGGCTATTCGGTAGGTGCGAACTCCGACGGGGTTTCCATCAGCGGGACCACTCTCGCGCGCAACCTGCCTGCGGTGGTCGAGGTGTTGTCGGAAATCATCGCGACACCGCGCTTTACCCCTGAAGCTCTGTCGCGTGCACGCGACAAGCAGTTGTCTGCCATTCGTAGCGCGCAGGCCAATCCTGCTGCGATTGCGGCCCTCGCTTTCAATGCCCTGGCGTACGGCGACCACCCGGAGGGTCGCCGCGCGATCGGAACCATCGAGACGGTCGAGGGGATCGACCTCCAGGCTCTGCGCGATCGCCACGCCGCGCTCGGCTCCAACGGCGTACGCATACACGTCGCAGGCGATGTGAGCGAAGCAGCAGCGACCGCGGCCTTCGCGCCGCTGGCAGGCTCGCTCGCGCGGGACGAAGCCCCAATCAAACTGGCGCCTGCCGCGGATACAGGCGTGGCAGGCAACGTCTACTTCATCGACGTGCCGGGTTCGAAGCAGAGCGTCATCCGCGCCGGACGTCTGACGGTCGCGTCCGACAGCCTCGAGCACGAACGGATCGAGTTCGCGAACCAGAAGCTCGGCGGCTCCATCGGCGGCGACCTGGCGCAGATGCTGCGTATCGAGAAGGGCTACACTTACGGTGCCTATTCTGCTGTAAGCGGCGGCCGTGTCACTCAGCCATGGGGCGTACAGACCAGTGTGCGCGCCAATGCGACAGGCCCGTCGCTAGAGATCATTCGCGACATGGTAGCAGCCTACGGCCAGAACTTCGGCGAGGCCGAAGCGGATCTTACTCGCAACCAGATCATCAAGGACACGGCGCGATCGCAGGAAAGCCTGGGTGCCAAGCTCGGGCTCATTGCCGAGATGGCTAAATACGGCTTGTCGGACCTTCTGGTCGAAGAACGCCAAGAGCGGCTACTCGCCATGTCCGTGGAAGATTTCCGCAAGACCGCGCAGGAATGGTTCGATCCGGAAGAAATGATCTGGGTCGTGGTCGGCGACGGGGAAACCCAACGCTCGGCAGTAAAAGAATTCGCTGCGGGCCTGCCCGGCGAGTTCATCGAATTGGATACCGAGGGCAATCCGGTGGGAGAGTGAGTCCGAGGCTGACCCGCGAGCACGACCGGTAGGAGACCATTGGAGGCTGCACGGGATTAGCGGAAGGCATCGTGTAGAGGCTCGACAGCGCGTTCGGGACCGATAGGCCAAAACATGCCATCGGCCCCGACATCGCGGTGCACCCGACTGTTCGCTACTAATTTGGAAAGTGGTGCCCCATAGACGACAAAAATGGGCACTCAAATCATTGGGAAATTTTGCTCCCACGTCCATAGCATACGACAGTTACCTGCTTAGCAGTGCTTGATGTGACTGAGACGACAGGAGGTGCGATCAGCCTTTGGCGGCACCCTCTGCGATCGTTTCAAAACCATCACATATCGGTAGACTGAAGGTGGATGAGGTGAAAGGATGCCTCACGAATGAAAGACATACTGACCCGAAGTGATAGGCGGGTTGCGGTCCTTGATATTGAAGCCTCCGCTTTGGGCTCTGGGAGCTATCCAATCGAAGTTGGTTTGGCGCTGGTCCGAGGTGAGCCCAACCCGATCGAAACCGGGGCAAGGATCATCCGCCCGACGGCCTCGTGGCTAAGAAGTGGTATCTGGTCTCCGGCCTCGGAGGCAGTCCACGGATTGTCGCTCCAAACTTTAAATCAGCACGGTTATGATCCGGGCGAGGTCTGTGATTGGCTAAATGCCCTTCTCGGTCATCAGGTGATCGTGGCCACGGATGCTCCAAGATACGATCAGGACTGGCTAGACAGGCTGTTCGACGCTGCAGGTCGGAAACAGCAATTCACGGTGTATCACTTCGAAGTTCTTACTCACGGCTTCAGTGCAGATCAGCATAGACACCTGGCCTACCTATTGAAGCGCGCACCGATCCCTCATCGCGCCGCGCCTGACGCGTTGCGGCTAGCCACTAAATTGATGGAGGCTCACCTGGGCTATCCTCCACGCACCGCACCGATGGAACCGACAGCCTCCGATTGAAGTCGGAGCCCCCACCTGTCTCCAATCACAAACGGCAGGAACGGGGCCGTAAGCCGACAGTCAGCTTCTGAGTTGCGCAGGCTCGAAAGCTGCCGTTTGTGGCTAATCAATATTCGCAGCGATCACACCGTAGGGATTGTCCCGCCATCAATGACATACTCAGATCCAGTTATGGTTGCTGCTCGATCGGAAGCCAGAAACGCGATCAGATTTGCAATCTCTGCGGGTTCAGAAGGTCGACCGATCGGAACACCGCCAAGGGAATCCATGATCATTTGCTTTCCTTGCTCTACGCTCACGCCATGATCGGCTGCGAGGCGTGTGGCGAGAGCGACGGAGCTTTCCGTCGCGATCCAACCAGGCGAGACGCGCACAACGCGAACGCCCTTGGGCGAGACTTCCTTTGAAAGCGCTTTGCTATAGGTCGATAAAGCCGCCTTTGCTGCAGCGTAGGCTGTTGTAGCCTGGGGCAGTGGCAGTTCTCTCTGGATGGATGTTACGTGGATCACCACACCCGATCCTTGCGCTGTCATCGAAGGGAGCAAGGCTCGGTCGAGGCGCACCGCGGGCATCAAGTTGAGGTCGAATTCCTTGCGCCACTCTTCCTCGTCGAGCGCTTGATACCCACCGGCCGGTGCAGAAGAACCGCCGAGCATATGCACAACGATATCTACCCCGCCAAGGCGATCGAGCACGGCTTGCGCCACGACAGCGCATCCATCCGGTGAAGTAAGGTCGGCGGCAACGAAGTCCGCCTCCTCCATGTCACTTGGCTTGCTCCTAGCCGTTGTCAAAACGTGGACGCCGAGGTCCATTAGAAGTGCGACGGTAGCCGCACCTGCGCCTCGGGTCCCCGACGTGATTAGCGCCCGCTTGCCGCTGAGCGATAGAAAGTCGCTCACGGTACGATCTCCAGTTTGGCGATCTTGTCGTCTGCGAAGGCGAAGATGTAGCGCAAGTCGACCGGGCTTCCGGGAAAATTACCGACAAGATGTCCTGTCACGACGATCCGACCGTGCTCGAGAGCGATAGTAATCGGCTTGACGGTGTAGGTATATTGAGTGGAGGCATTTGCCATCCACTGGCGGATGGCCTCGCGTCCAGTGTAGGTATTTCCTTCGTCGATAACGACAGCGTCCTCAGCAAAGCATTGGACGATCGCATCAGGGTTTGCGGTCTTATCGGCCTCGAAATACTCGCGGACCACGTCGGGCAAATGGACAGGCATTATCATTCTCCAGCTCGGATTGGTGTTCGTTGAGAAGCACCGACCGGTTCGACAAAATCCAGATAGGCCTTTACTCACGTCCCGATAATCTAGATAAAATGGGATAATCTATCCGGGATTTCAGGATAATGGCCAATTACAGCTTGAGCGATTTCGATGCCGTCCTTGCGATCGGTCGCAAAGGTTCGTTTCGAGCGGCTGCGGTCGATCTGGGGATGTCGACAAGCGCCTTGAGCAGCGCAATCGCCAAGCTGGAAAGCCAACTGGGTGTTCGCTTGTTCAATCGTACGACCCGCAGCGTTGCACTTACTGAAGCAGGCCGACGCTTTGTAGATCAGGTCACGCCCGCATTAAGAGACGTCCACCAAGCGCTGGACACAGTTCGATCGCAGCAAGATACGCCTTCTGGGACATTGCGTATCAACACATTCCCCACTGCTGCACGCGAAATCATGGGGCCGCTTATCTTGGAGTTCCTGAGGCGCTTCCCCGACGTCCACATCGATCTCGTCACTGAAGGCAATCTTACTGACATTGTCGCCGACGGTTTCGACTTCGGTGTGAGGAGCCTGGACCTGGTCCCGTCCGACATGATCGCCATTCCGGTCACTCCAGCCAGGCGGCACGTCGTCGTGGCGTCCCCAGCATTTTTGGCTGATCGAGAACGCCCGCGAGTGCCAGCGGATCTGCTCTCTCACCGATGTATCCGCGTGCGCCTTCCCAATGGAGCAATGTACCGCTGGCATTTCGAGGCCCAAGGCCAACCAGTGGATATCGAAGTCCGCGGTCCCATCATCCTCGATGAGGCAAGCGTCGCTCGAATGGCCGTCCTCGAAAACATCGGCTTCGGCTTCTTCATGGAATCTGATGTCCGGCCTGACATCGAGGCGGGGAGGATGGTGCAGGTTTTGGATGAGTGGACACCGGCGCTAGCGCCCTTGTGCCTTTATTATCCGAGCCGCCGAAATCCCCCTGCGGCGTTCAAGGTTTTCGTCGATCTGGCACGTGAGATTTCGCGCGCCTCACGGTAACTTTGGCAATTTGGGCTGCGTCCACATTTCACGATGCAGTCCCGGCTCGAACAACACTACTCTGTCCGAGCCGGGGATTATCGGGTTCATTCGCTCACTGAGACTCTCAGACGAACCGGGATGTTACGCTGCACGGCATGCGAATAAGGGCAAACCGTGTCGGCCTCCGCCACGAGCGCCTCGGCCTTGCCAAGTTCTAGACCCGGGAGAGATATTTCGAGCGATACCGTCAGGCCAAAGCCTTTGTCATCGCGCGGACCGATGCCTACAGTGGCGGAGACGCTGGCATTACTCGGCACCTGCGCGAACTGCCCCTGACTGCCGACGAACTTCAGCGCACTGAGGAAGCAAGCGGCATAGCCAGCCGCAAACAATTGCTCAGGATTATTGCCTTGGCCATTGCCGCCCAACTCCTTGGGTGCTGCGAGCGAGACTTCGAACGCACCATCATCCGTGCGCGCCGCGCCGTCACGCCCTCCGGTTGCAGTAGCGCGGGTGGTGTAGAGGATCCTGGTCATAAGGATTTCCTTTGTTGGTCAGGTTCAGCGCGAGAAGGCGTAGCGCAAACGCTGGGCGCCCTGGGCGATCGCAGCGCGGGCAGGTTCGCTGGCGGCGAGCGGGTTGAGCATCACGAAATCGTGTATGGTCCCTCCATAACGGGTCGTCGCCACGGGCACGCCAGCTTCGATCAGGCGGCGGCCATAGGCCTCACCTTCGTCGCGCAGCAGGTCGTTCTCGGCCACAATGATCGTGGCTGAGGGCAAACCGGTCAGTTGATCGAGCGAGGCGCGAAGCGGGAAGGCCAGAACGTCCTTGCGGTTCTCGGCGGGGTAGTTAGCCTCGAGGAAGTAATCCATCGCCTTGCGGGTAAGGAACGGTCCATCGCCGAACTCGCGATACGAGCTATTGTTCGAGACATCATTGGTCACCGGATAGAACAGCAACTGGTGGCTGATCTTAGGTCCCGCACGATCCTTTGCCATCATGGTGATAGCGATCGCCATGTTGCCCCCGGCGCTGTCTCCTGCGACGGCAAGACGCGAGGAGTCGATGCCGAGCGAGGCGCCATGCGCGGCAACATATTCGAGAGCTGCGTAAGACTGCTCGTTGTTGACGGGATAACGGACTTCCGGGGCGTTGTCATATTCGACGAAGACAACTGCAGCGCGTGACTGGACAGCCAGTTCGCGGATCAGGTGGTCGTGAGTGTTGCGATCTCCCATCACCCAGCCGCCGCCGTGGTAATACAGCACAGCTGGAAGCTGTCCTGATGCATCAGCCGGGCGGACGATGCGAATACGAACTTGGCCGGTGGGGCCGACCTTCCAGACCTGGTCCTCCGTCGTCGTGGCAGCCGACGCGTCGACCTTGCCAGCCTGCACGCCAGCCAGGACAGCGCGCGCCTCTTCGTAAGGCAGTTCGTAGATTGGCTGACCCGAGGCGGCTGCTTGCGCGAACGCGGCGGCGGAAGGCTCGAGGGTGTTTGCAGTTGCGGCGGACGAAAGGACGCTCAGGAGGGCGCTGGAGGCGAAAACTGCGGATTTGGTGAACTTCGACATGATATGGGCTCCTATTTAGATCGCACGCGATTGAAGCGGGTGCGACCTAAATACAACGGCGATTCGCAATGTCAACCCTTGCGATTAAATCGTGTGCGATTTATATGGATCGCATGACGAAATCAGTTCCTCCTGCCTATGAAGGCAATCCGCTTGATCAGTTCCTTTGCTTCTCCGTTTATGCGGCAGGGCTGGCGTTCAACCGCGTCTACAAGCCCTTGCTCGACCGATTTGACCTTACCTATCCGCAGTATCTTGCCTTGGTCGCGTTGCGCGGACAGGACGGACAAACGGTGAAGGAGCTCGGTGCCAAACTGCATCTAGAATCCAACACTCTCACTCCGCTCTTCAAGCGATTGGAAGCTGCAGGACTCTTAACGCGCACCCGGGACAAGCAGGATGAGCGCGTCGTACGACTTGGACTTACGCCGGCTGGCGCGAAGTTGACTGATGAGGCGCTCGGATGCGTTCCCACCTCCATCCTTGAAGCAACTGGAATGGAGGCTTCCGACCTAAAATCTCTCAACGACAAAGTCGCAGCACTCGGCGCGGCATTGCGGAACACCGCAAGCTCCTAACACTGTGCGTTCACTGTCGCCGAATTAGTGACACGGCTCTGGTAGCGGTGACAGCTCCGAACCCACATTTCGGCATAAGACGCTTAGGTTAGTGGCGCTATTGTGATCAATTTATCGCCGCAAGGGCGGCGCCGGAGCTAGCGACAGCAATTGGGCCGATTGCGGACTGTCAGGTTTTGTCCGGCTGACCGAAAAAAATACGACATCGCTACGCGCCAACATGAGCCGTACAAGACCTTGGGACGGGCTTTCGGAGACCTGCTTGAAAATACAGCCACGATATCCGACCGATCGAGATTGAAGGCGGGATATCGAGAGAAGCTGTTGCCTGCAAATCGAGGCTTTGGTGCATTTTACACACTTTGCCGGTCCGCAATTTCCTCTGTTAGAAGAACAGCCGCAACTCGCTTACGCTGTGCCCCTGACAACGAGCGTCGGCGGCATAACGATGCTTTCTGTCTCTTCGCCAGCAATTCGTCTCAGAAGCAGTTGAACGATCGCACGGGCACCACCTGCGATATCTTGCCGAATGGTCGTCAATGGTGGAGCGGTTTGCTGTGCAATCGGAAGATCATCGAAACCAACGATTTTCATGTCTTCCGGGACGTTCCGGCCAAGTTTGCGCAACTCTCCTAAGCAAGCCAAGGCAAGCAAGTCGGTCGCCGCGAAAAGGCCGTCGTAATTGCCGACTGCCTTCTCCATCAAGGTGGCGACCTCGGTCGTCATCCCCGATGTCGCGAGATGGGCAGGAAGCTCGGAAAGTGTCAGCCCGAAGGATTGGGCCACTTGGTTCGCCCCGGAATATCGTGCCGCGAATTCCGGGGCGTTCGTATCCCCCACGAAAGCCATTCGCTTTGCGCCCGCAGCTACCAGTCTCTGCATGGCTAGCTTGCCGCCTAGCAAGTTATCCGATCCGACCACGCAATGGCGCTGTCCTTCGCGGTGCTGGCCCCAGACTACCATTGGCCGATATCCGTCTGCCACCTCTTCAAGGTGGTTGAACTGATCCGACTGACCAACGACGATAACCCCGTCGATCATTCCAGAGCCAATAAAAGGGTCGAGCCAGTCTTCGTCGCTCGCCGGTACCACGCGGCGGAGCATGAGGTCGTAGCCTTTCTCGGTCAGCTCGTCGGCGAGGTGACCCAGAAGGGTGAGGAAAAACGTGTCTGAGACCTGCTGCTTCTGTTCGTGTCCGAGCGGAATGATGACGCCGATCACGCCAGTTCTCTGACGCCGCAGGCGACTGGCCATCTGGTTCGGGCGGAACCCATGCTCGCGAGCGATGGCCTCGATTTTTTCACGCGTCTTATCATTGACGAGGCTGTTACCCGCCAGGGCTCGCGAAACAGTGCCCGGTGAGACACCGGCCAGTTTCGCAAGATCGGTGATCGTGCGAACGGGCCGGTCGTCAGGTTTGCGGTCTACGGGCATGTTAGCCTCCTAGCCTAGCCAGCCTGGGGCTGCATCACTTTTGGCACCGGACGTCCTGCATCGACGAACATCGTGGCGATCGCCCCCAGGATCATCAAGCCTCCGCCAAGCAACAACACGTTGCGCGGATCCCCCCCAAGCAGCGGCTCATAGAACAGCGGCATGGTTAGTGTCTGGATCAGCATCGGGATGACGATGAACATGTTGAAAATGCCCATGTATATGCCGTTGCGTTCCGGCGGGATGGCGTCGGCGAGCATGACATATGTATTGCCCATCATGCCTGCCCAGCCGATTCCGATACCCAGCATCAACATGAACAAGGCGGCCGTGGTCTCTACTCCTGGAATCAGCAGCATGGCTATTCCCGACGCCGTGAGACAAAAGGCATGCGTCAACCGTGCGCCCAGCTTTCTTACGATAGGGATCAGGACCAGCGCTCCAAGGAAAGCGATGAAATTGTAGAGCGCACCAGCTTGCTGCGTCGTCAGGGTCGCATCGCGGAATGCCGCGCTCGAAGGATCGGACGTATCGTAGAGCGACCGCCCGACGGCGAATGTGATGTACTGCCAATAAGCAAACATCGCGTACCACTGGCACAGCATGGCGAGCGACAATTGACGCATGGCCTTGGGCATTTCGCGTATGGCACTGACTATGTCTGCAAGAGTAGCGGCTGGCGTAAGGGGTTTGTCGGCCAGTGTCGCCTTTTCTTCATCGGTCATCGGCAATTCGGGGACGCGCCAGACGGACCAGGCGATAGTGCTGATCGACAGGATCGCACCGATGATGAAGGCGATCTTCACGACCACCGGGATACCGTTGGCATCCAGCACGTCTCGCGCCACGAAGCTCGTGAGCAGGGTGGGAGCAAGATAGGACAGGGTCTGCGCGAGCCCGGTGAAGGCACTTTGCGTAAGGAACCCTATCGAACGCTGGTCCGGCACGAGGCGGTCTGCGACGTATGCGCGGTAGGGCTCCATGGTGATGTTGTTACCCGCATCGAGGATCCACAGCAGACTGGCCGCCATCCACAGCGTGCTGGAATACGGCATAAGGAACAGGCTGATCGAACAGATGATCGCGCCGATCAGGAAGTAGGGTGTGCGCCGGCCATACCGTGACGACGTCCGGTCGCTCATCGCGCCGATGATCGGCTGCACCAACAATCCGGTCATCGGTCCCGCCAGCCATAGCAAAGGCATCGTCGCCTCTTCCGCGCCCAGGAAACCGTAAATCGGACCCATGTTTGCCTGCTGTAGCCCGAAACTGAACTGCAGGCCGAAGAAGCCGATGTTCATTTCGATGATTCGCAATAGCGAAAGCCGCGGTTTTGCGATGCTTTGCATACCTTCCAATCCTCTTCCCCGGCAGGTCTGAAGCCTGCTCCATTCCCTCGACTGACACGAATCCAGATTTATTGCAAACGTTTGCAAAAATCGGTTGCAAACGTTTGCAATCGTCTTATGCCTTATAGCGAATCGTGGGCCGGCAGAGCGTCGCGATCTTGGGATAAGGAGTGGATGCCATGAAGTTTCGTGCAGTTCTGGCCGTGGGCGTTGCCCTCTCGGCCCTATCAACCACCGCCAATGCGCAGAACGCGGCGCCTGCCGCAGATGGCGATCCAGTTCTGGAAGATGAAGTCATCATCGTGACCGGCGTGGCGCGGGCGCAGAACCGCCTCGAGAGTTCCGTTTCGCTGAGCGTGCTGGACTCCGAATCCATTGCAGATGTGAACCCACGCTCGGCTGCGGACCTGGTTCGCCAGATCCCGGGTATCCGCTCGGAAGCTTCGGGTGGTGAAGGCAATGCCAATATCGCCGTGCGCGGCATCCCGGTTTCGACCGGCGGTGCGCGATACATCCAACTCCAGGAAGACGGCCTGCCGGTTCTCGAGTTCGGTGACATCATCTTCGGCAACTCGGACAACTTCGTTCGCGCTGATCGCAATGTCGGTCGCGTCGAGGCCGTTCGCGGCGGTTCGGCCTCCACCTTTGCTTCAAATTCGCCCGGCGGCATCATCAACTTCGTGTCGAAAACCGGTGAGAAGCAGGGTGGTTCGATCGTTGGATCGATTGGGCTCGACCACGAGACTTATCGGCTCGACTTCGATTACGGCGTACCGCTTGGCGACGACACCTATTTTCATGTCGGCGGCTTCTATCGCACTGGCCAAGGGGCGCGCGATATCGGCTACAACGGTAGCAATGGCGGCCAGATCCGTGCAAACCTGACGCAGGAATTCGATGGTGGTTACATCCGCTTCTTCGGCAAGTATCTGGACGACAAGACGCCAACCATCCTGCCACAGCCGGTATTCGTCGGAGGCACCAACGCCGACCCTGACTATCAGGCCATCGCCAACTTCGATCCGCGCGACGATGCTCTCTACAGCCGCTACATCAACACCGTGGCGACGCTTGACGGCAGCAACAATCCGGCCGTCTACGACTTCCACGACGGGCTTTCGGTGAAATCGAAATCGTTCGGTGTCGAAGCGGAAATCGAATTCGCCCCCGGATGGACTGCCACAAACCGCTTCCGTTATTCGGATAATTCAGGTGCTTTCCTGTCGCCGTTTCCGGCCAGCGCGGGGGCCGCGCAGGACATCGCTGATGGCATCGGCGGTCCGGGTTCTTCAATTGTATTCGCGACAGGTCCCAATGCGGGGCAAACCGCCACTGCTTCCTCGATCGGTGGCAACGGGTTGCTGACCAACATCGTGAACTTCAACACGCGCTTGAACGATCTCGGCCTGATCGCGAACGACCTTCGCATTTCGCGTGATTTCGATGTCGGTGGAGGTGCGCTGACCTTCACCGGCGGCTTTTACGCCAGCCGCCAGAATGTCGACACCGACTGGCTGTGGACTTCGCATGTGCAGACTGTGGAAGGCGACGGCAACGCCGTGCTGGTCGATATCGTCGACGCGAGCGGCAACACCGTCACGCAGAATGGCGTCGTCGGATACAGCGCGAGCTTCTTCGGCAATTGCTGCCGTCGCAATTACGATGTGCGTTACGACACCTATGCGCCCTTTGCCTCATTGTCGTTCGAAAGCGGTGCGCTCACGCTCGATGCCAGCATCCGGTATGACTACGGTAGTGCGGACGGTTCGATCACCGGATCGGACAGCGGTTATGGCAACGGTATAACCAGCTTCGATTTCGACAATGACGGCACGATCAGCCCCGCGGAAGCTTCGACGGCGGTA is from Qipengyuania gaetbuli and encodes:
- a CDS encoding TonB-dependent receptor domain-containing protein, whose translation is MKFRAVLAVGVALSALSTTANAQNAAPAADGDPVLEDEVIIVTGVARAQNRLESSVSLSVLDSESIADVNPRSAADLVRQIPGIRSEASGGEGNANIAVRGIPVSTGGARYIQLQEDGLPVLEFGDIIFGNSDNFVRADRNVGRVEAVRGGSASTFASNSPGGIINFVSKTGEKQGGSIVGSIGLDHETYRLDFDYGVPLGDDTYFHVGGFYRTGQGARDIGYNGSNGGQIRANLTQEFDGGYIRFFGKYLDDKTPTILPQPVFVGGTNADPDYQAIANFDPRDDALYSRYINTVATLDGSNNPAVYDFHDGLSVKSKSFGVEAEIEFAPGWTATNRFRYSDNSGAFLSPFPASAGAAQDIADGIGGPGSSIVFATGPNAGQTATASSIGGNGLLTNIVNFNTRLNDLGLIANDLRISRDFDVGGGALTFTGGFYASRQNVDTDWLWTSHVQTVEGDGNAVLVDIVDASGNTVTQNGVVGYSASFFGNCCRRNYDVRYDTYAPFASLSFESGALTLDASIRYDYGSADGSITGSDSGYGNGITSFDFDNDGTISPAEASTAVLPLGNSRPVNYDFDYFSFSLGANYLVMDDLSVFARYSQGGRHTADRSLFSPAVSTLDGSLPGGDDSGVIAEVNQLEGGVKYQAGGLRLYGTVFYAETAETNVEIAPLELTDNRYEAIGVELEGSYSFGPFSISGGATYTDSEIVDALNASVIGNTPRRQADFVYQGTAQYEDDLLTAGVNMIGTTESFTQDSNELVLPAYTQVNAFLAVRPLERLEVSLNANNLFDAFGYTEAEEGSIPGNGIVRARSIAGRTVTASVRIDF